The stretch of DNA ATCACCCGCTCTCACAGGTCGCCACCCCGAGCCCTGCGCGGCAGTCGTGTCGCAAGCCCCGCCGCTCGCACCCCACGCAGCCCTGCTCCACACGCCGCTCTCACTAATGAAGGGTTGGACCTCCTTTATACTATATACCACTAGGTGGTGATATTGTGCATCGCAAAAGACCTCTATGAATTTATAACAATTTTTATATGTCGTGGTATCAATTTCATACTGTGGTCAATTTTTACCTTGAATTTTGTTAACCAATTGTTGTCCAATAGTGGAGGAGTCAGTTGAAGGAACATGTGTAGTATAAACATGTGTAGTATATACTACAAGCTGGAGCATTACGTAAACTGATTCTATTGCTGTTGTGATCAACTATTGGTCTGGGAGGCTTCTGCGCAGATCTCAATTTCATTGTCAAGCAATGTATTACTAGTTGAGAAATCCTATCCATGATGACAAAGTCAACGAGTATCAAACAACGGAAAAGATCATTCCTCAGCAGAATCGTACTGACAAAACATTGACCTTGAGAGATGCTGGCGTGCACGACCTTTACTACAGAGTCGAGCTGGACATGTTAGCTTCCTGGCGTGTTCTTTCCTTGACTTGTGCGACTTGAGACTGGCCGGAAGAACATCAGGGAAGGGGACCCTGAAACTTGTATCTGCAAGCTTCGAGAAGTTGAAATTTCCCCACGTAAAAGATGCAGACAGCATCCACCTGTCCATGAGCTAATGTGTAGTACTACTATCTGAAATTAGAAGTTGGGAAAggggaaaagagaagaaaaggtcAAGCTTGAGATGCAAGCTCGAGTGAGGGACAGTTACTGAGTTACGTAGCAGCAGTACTAATAAAGAGGAACAGAAAAGGTTGGgagtaaggccgtgtttagatgttttgcaaaaaaattttgcgatagaatcttgctaatttgaaatactaaatgaagtctatttacaaaactttttgcacagatgggttgtaaatcgcgagacgaatctaatgatgctaattaatccatgattaatcagtaattagcggatggttactgtagcatcactgttgcaaatcatggattaagtatgctcattagattcgtctcgcgatttacagcctatctatgcaaaaaaatttataaatagacttcatttagtactccatacatgtgtcgtaACATTCGATATTACGTTTTTTTACATTTGCGGGGTTTATGAGTGGGAACTAAGAAGGGCATAAAAGTTGTTGCAATATCTGTCAGTACATGCATGGGATTGACTTTTTTATGCAGGCAGTAGGCGCAATGGGCCCTTTTGGTTACCGTTCTAGAAGTCCTAGAAAGgattttgactactaattagggTGTCAAACAAatgcaatttataaaactaactctaGAACTCTGCGTTAGGAACCCTGacggtctttgaccgcatgattagagaatAGTTACTATAGTATCACCGTAGctaattatcaattaattaccattattagattcgtcgagaaaagttacacccatctataaaaaattttgcaaataggtTTCATCTCCCATTACGCGTAAGAAGACACGGCCTTTTTTCGCTGTAGGCACAGTGTCCTCTGCCTTGTCCAGCATCTGATCTGATAGAGAGACATGAGCCAGCCAGGGCGTTCATGTCTGACGGCACTCCAAACCTGGTGAAGCGGCGAACATCGCCCTCCGTCCTTTTCCAAAGCATTGGGTCATGTGGATACGCTTGGCTGTGGCCTCGCGGCCTCGGCTCCTTTTGCCACCCTGCCCTTTGTATTTGTTTGCCTTTTGTCTACGCTGCGGGCGGCCTCTGGTTCGTCACGTCACGGAGCCAGTGATCTCGCAGAAAAGCCAGCGATCTTGCAAAGATCGCACATGACATGCATGAAAGGGACTCCCAGGAACGAGCAAGTTTTTTGCACACTTGTGTGCGCTTTACAGGCTCCTGAAAGCACACAACtactttttcttaaaaaaaaaagcacacaACTACAGTGTTATCATTTGTTCAGGGATTAGCTACCTACCTCGCAGCAATCAACTACAGCATCATCATTTGTTTGCCCTGAATTAAAGAAATAGCAGAGCTGGTTTAGGTGCTAGGCAATCGATAGCACTGTATAACCGGGCCACTGTCAGCACTGCTCTACTGCACTCACTCTTGTCAGGCTTGTCCAGTATGAGTTTAGCGCAAAAAACCCCGCAGCGGGGTACTCTAACCGATGCGCTGCGCTACCGCAAGGCTTTTCATCCGCAATTTGCCACCGTGGTGAGGGGTCTGCTGCAAAACCTCCCCGCCACCGCTAGCCATCGCTCTGCGCCGTCTCTGTCTCGCCGCCGGGAGCCGCTGCTCGTTGCCTCTGTCTCGCCACCGGGGAGGACGGTCGTCTGCCTCCGTGGCCCCGCGCGGGCCTCGACCGTCGCCAACATGGCCccgggcggatccggcggcccgccatggccgcgagggagaggagggaggggggcaCCGGCGTggaccagtggcggagctaAGGCTAGTTGTTGGGGTCCGCCGACCCCGACGAAATTTTGATAATCCTATATAAAATTACTGTTCATTATTGTTTTTAGTGTTAATGACCTCGTCAAAAATTGATGATGCCTCCGGTGGCCGTAATTTCTAGCTCCGCGGCCATGACGTggacccgccatggccgcggagggagctcgccgtcgccatggccgtGGAGGGAGGCCCGCGGCTGAGCTCGGAGCTCCCAGAGCTCCAATGTCAAAGCAGCTGGAAACTCCGTATGACGAGGGTTGGTCCAGTTTTTTTTCCAACGGGGTCCAAAAAAATTCTTATATCGTGTAGCACAGCACTACTCTGGCTGGGGATGGCAAAGAAAAAGACCACGACCCGGTACGGCGCCCTCGATGAACCTTCTTTGGGCCTGCGGAATCCTCTTGGGCCCAGCACAGCACTGCCGATGAAATGAGTTGAGTGGTCTGCTGTAGGAAACGAGGAGTCGAAGATCTTCGCCTGAAAAAAAGTTAATTCGGTTTTGCCAAATTTACTTTATGTATGAATATACTCCTATATAGGAGTGTCATCCAAAATCGAGCTACGCCGACATAGCTCCGTCATTTCACCATGATTTAGTTGGTGACTTGAATTTGGTCAGTTCTTCTCACCTCCATAGTCCCCGAGACATGGAGAACACCGGTTAACTGAACACTACAAACAAGGATTTCTCCATGTCTCAGGGCAACAGAATTACTCGAGCAGGAAATGCCCACGTGACTACACATACTCGTTACTCGATCAAGGTAAGGCACAGCaattacccgcaaaaaaaacaagaaagctAAGGCACAACAGTGGCTTCATGGCCCAACCCAAAATGTTGCAACGCAAGACAGTTTACCGATTTCTTTGTGGTTATCAGTCCTAGCAGGACAACGTTTTCTCATCCTTTCCCCCCCTCTCTTCTTTCTACTGTGAGTAATACAAGGATAGCTCATTTCGCCCTTCATCTCTAAGCCTGCAGCGGCAAGCAGAGGCGAAGAAAGGAAGGATCCTCTGCCCcagctgccttgcccttccctgcctACATCATGAcatgtgcatgtgcatgcaccTTAGTACGGAAAATAGTTTATtccttttttttacaaaaatgctGAAAGGTGGGTTGGAAAATTCAGAGAGAAAGAATACGCCGCGGTACTACTTGCTGCCAAAGTGCAAATTGGTGGTCGGGAAATgggccactagggccatggccctagacgTGGTTTATTTTCTCTACGCCATACAATACTGTGCCAGGAGCGGAGCTGGGCCGCCTCAGCGCCTCAGCTGATTGGACTTGCTTTGCTGGGCCTCTTTACTTAGGCGACATCCTTTTTCGATTTTTTGCCAAAATCTTATACAACACCTAAAAACGAATGGAGGGAGGATAATAAAAGGTTGTGGGACTTTTATGTTCTATTTATTCTTGCGTTAGATTCCATGAACTCTAAACCCTAAAATGCAAATGaacaaaaaagataaagaaatatGGAATATCTTTTGGTCCACAGCTAGTTATTAAGTTTCCGTGtagatttaattttttttgttactcAATGTACAATTTGAGTTTAGCTTTGAAACTTTATGCAGAAATATATACACATGGTGGCAACAATGTAAATTGCAGgtgaaaattttcaaacttcTATTTAGGCACGACTAGGGATGGTAAAGggccaacattttgaactaaaaaatttaagggTTGTGTCCTAAAATGACTGGgatctaatcttatacaattttgaactaaaaaatttaagaaccttgttgggctgtgaagaagTCACTAGGGTCAtaacccattaccacccctaggcaCGACACGGCGGGAGCACAAGAGATGCTCTCTTCTTATCACAATCATTAAACGGAGTAACTTTGTGAAACTTGTTCACGTTTGGTGATCGATCGACTAATTTACTCGAATACCACGCATCAAAGGTAACTAATAATAGCCAATATATAAGTCAACTTTTCAATTAATTCATTTCTTGATAATACGTTATTATTGCGAATTGATTAAATCAAATGGGCGTACTGCACAGCTTGCACACCGTACAGTGTGTCTGTACAAGCTGTCTGTTTCGTAGGCTCGAAGATGAGGCCCACATGCCAAACACCAACCGCACACCACAGAACTGCTACTACCCCATACGTCAAGCTCCCATCCACATCAGCGTTCATCCattgaaataaaaaagaaaaaagatattCCAGTTATCCTCATCACCGGCACAGAAAATAGGAATCAATTAAACATGTATCTATTAATGTCCATTTCATAGTAGATCATCCACACAAGtgccatgagagagagagagagagagagagagagagagagaaaggagagaaTTGCAAGGTTTCAAAGTGCGAAACTTGTTGGTACTCACAAGGTACCACACCAATCCTATACACAATAATATCACCACTGCCTCACAAATGTAATCACCTATATATAAATATTAAACAGAAAAATAGTGATCAaggaaaaattaaataaaaagtgaaatgggaaaaaaagaggaaaaaaaagctTACTACTTGAATCCAAAATCTACCTAGACTGACACATGACCCATCCAACGTACTCCAATCATTCATGGCTCATTCCTCCTCATCTTAACTCAAAGCGGATCATCCCATCACTTGCTTCATCACATCAATTTGTTCAACAACTAACTCATTCTGATATCGGCGATCTCTCCTCCTGCTGGCCTCGATCGATGCCAACAAAATGGAGAGCAGCCACACCGATCGATTACTCTTAGTTGAATGTATCCGGTGATCAGATTCATTCGTGACACGCATGCATTGTCTCGATCAATCATCCTCGCGCGGATCGGAGGATGTGCGAGCGATCACTGGAAGTTGTGGTGGCCGTCGGCCCAGGGCCAGAACGGCGGCTGCTcgtcgacgacggcgccgcAGAGGAGGCTGCCGAAGCTGCCGGCCGCCCCCGCGGCGGAGGgcgtgtcggcggcggcgccgtggccgAGCTCCATCttgggcgccgcggcggcggccggggacgggTGGCCGCTATGAAGGAGctggtcgacggcggcggaggcgtagAACGGGAGGCCCCGGTGGCTGTTCATGGCGGCGGGGCTCTCGTcggcgccgggcgccggcgccggcggcctggagatgtcgaggttGATCTCGGAGCTGTTCTCGCTGCGGTTGCTGCAGGACGCCTCCGTCTCCTTGACGTTGAGGTTGATGAGCTCCGACGCCGCCTCCTGCctctctcctccgccgccgcctccgcctcccttgAGCGCCATGACCTGCACGCGGACCAGCTCAGACGCATGAGGACATGGACAGAATGGGAACGGCCCGGTGGGCTCGGGAAGGGAAGACGGTGATTGGTAGATCGAGTGGCTAATCATGCTGCATGCAccgcaggagagagagagagagagagagagagagagagagagagagagagagagagagagagagagagagagagagagagagagagagagggatgcATGGGTGGCCGACAGCAGGCGCAGCGTTCATATGGCCGGCACCGATCCCGACACGCGCACTTTCTGCAGACGACGCTGAAACCCACATGGATCCTATCTATCAGCTACTGCTAGCTAGCTCCCTATGCCATGGATCTGTACTCTATATCTGCATCCACCATGCCCAATCAATCACGCATTCTGACACCCAAGAACAACCAAGATCGATCCAAGAACCGTGCATGGTGATCTTGGAGTGactgctagctagctgctgatCAAGATCCAAGAGCTAGCTAGCGACAAGAAGATATATGATGGAGAACAATCAACAATGGCTACTAGCCTACTAGTAGATCCCATATTCCCTCCCGGTGCTTGCGTGTGTTAGATCGATGATTTCTTAGATCTTGTGCCGCGTGGGCATGGGCATGGGCATGGGCATGGCAAATTGGCAATGGTTCCCGCGGCAGGCAGGCGTACCTCGGCGTGGAGCTTCTTGTTGTGGGCGAGGAGGGCGTCGTTCTCGGCGCGGGCGGCGTCGAGCTGGCGGCGGAGCGCGTCGTAGTCCTTCTCCAGCTGCTTCGTCTTCCACCTCGCGCGCCGGTTCTGGAACCAGATGGCCACCTGCCGGGGCTGCAGCCCCAGCGCGCGGGCCAGCTGCGCCTTCCGCTCCGGCTCCAGCTTGTTGGCCACCTCGAAGCTCCGCTCCAGCGTGCGCACCTGCTCCACGCTCAGCCGCCGCTTCCGCTCCCCGCCgcacccgccgcccgccgcggcggagccTTCCTCGTCGTCcgaccccgcgccgccgtcctgctgctgcggatccgccgccgccgcgtgctgctGCAGGCTGTTACCGTCGTCGCCCGCGCCGTCGGGGTACATGAGCttgccgaggccgccgcccagCATTggcggcgcggccatggcgccgccgaaGTCGTGGAGGAAGGGGCTGACGAgggcggggggagggggagcgAGGAGATGGTGCGCCACCTCGTGCTCGTGGTGGCCGGCgtcatggtggtggtggtggtgttccTGCTGCTGGGGATGGTGAGGGAGGGGCTGCTGCATTTGGAGCAGGAAGTTTGCGGGGAAGAAGGAGGGGGCCATGCCATTGGTGGCCATCGGCTTCATCACAGGAGCGGGAGGAGCATGGGGGGAGTATATCAATcgcagagagaaagagagagggaggtt from Panicum virgatum strain AP13 chromosome 9K, P.virgatum_v5, whole genome shotgun sequence encodes:
- the LOC120651113 gene encoding homeobox-leucine zipper protein HOX23-like, producing the protein MKPMATNGMAPSFFPANFLLQMQQPLPHHPQQQEHHHHHHDAGHHEHEVAHHLLAPPPPALVSPFLHDFGGAMAAPPMLGGGLGKLMYPDGAGDDGNSLQQHAAAADPQQQDGGAGSDDEEGSAAAGGGCGGERKRRLSVEQVRTLERSFEVANKLEPERKAQLARALGLQPRQVAIWFQNRRARWKTKQLEKDYDALRRQLDAARAENDALLAHNKKLHAEVMALKGGGGGGGGERQEAASELINLNVKETEASCSNRSENSSEINLDISRPPAPAPGADESPAAMNSHRGLPFYASAAVDQLLHSGHPSPAAAAAPKMELGHGAAADTPSAAGAAGSFGSLLCGAVVDEQPPFWPWADGHHNFQ